A window from Rhodocyclaceae bacterium encodes these proteins:
- a CDS encoding UPF0149 family protein produces MAARRPRVDPLTESELDELDRFLLSSATPEDSMDLEELDGFIAGLVCSPIAAGASEWLSLIWGDTEDGRRPVRFGSAAQCRRILELLDRHWATIAWTLHSGMPTMPILFEYKPGAASTPGERAQELVPGSTWAIGFMRAVGLHADDWQEAFDDDDASESLTPIVTLAHADDREIVEQPLSPQQIEALIEQLPDSTLELHQFWHQRGTGPDARAAVRKPPRLKPADPCPCCSGRRFSQCCGASASLN; encoded by the coding sequence ATGGCTGCCCGAAGGCCCCGCGTCGACCCGCTCACCGAGAGCGAACTCGACGAACTCGACCGCTTCCTGCTGTCCAGCGCCACGCCGGAAGATTCGATGGACCTCGAGGAACTCGACGGGTTCATCGCCGGGCTGGTCTGCAGTCCCATCGCGGCGGGGGCAAGCGAGTGGCTTTCGCTGATCTGGGGCGACACCGAGGACGGCCGGCGGCCGGTACGCTTCGGCTCCGCTGCACAGTGCCGGCGCATTCTCGAACTCCTCGACCGGCACTGGGCGACCATCGCCTGGACGCTGCATTCGGGCATGCCGACGATGCCCATCCTGTTCGAGTACAAGCCTGGCGCCGCATCCACGCCTGGCGAGCGTGCCCAGGAACTCGTTCCCGGCAGCACCTGGGCGATCGGTTTCATGCGTGCCGTCGGGTTGCATGCCGACGACTGGCAGGAAGCCTTCGACGATGATGACGCATCCGAGTCGCTGACGCCGATCGTCACCCTTGCTCATGCCGACGACCGCGAGATCGTCGAACAGCCGCTGTCGCCGCAGCAGATCGAGGCACTGATCGAGCAACTGCCCGACAGCACGCTCGAACTGCACCAGTTCTGGCACCAGCGCGGCACCGGTCCGGACGCCCGTGCGGCGGTGCGCAAGCCACCACGCCTGAAGCCTGCGGACCCCTGTCCCTGTTGCAGCGGGCGACGGTTCTCGCAGTGTTGCGGCGCCAGCGCTTCCCTCAACTAG
- a CDS encoding flagellinolysin translates to MQIYTNTAALNAQRSLDRTSSDLSRSLSRLSSGVRINTAADDAAGLAVGSRMTAQLRGMNRAERNANDSVSLLQTAEGAMGTVVDALQRARELAVQAANGTNNTSDRAALQAEVSQLMAEIDRVARATTFNGSQVFSQDTQGIGGDASIRAVLDGLKLGWLEEAESRISRFFGIQGDGAELQVQLTTFTDGASGTAARVAGSFAAPGPGVKGSSLKLQVDMADFTPPNLPDGGNAPFYNDRIIAHEMVHAVMYRSMDDFQALPTWFTEGAAEFIHGADERLAADVQAAGGIGALLAAAPITSWGGNSASYSTGYLATRYLHQALKDAGASGGLKDFMQFLSRPGATMDAAFSQFFAASGGPTTRTAFETAFAGNGAAFFNSHINLTNADTGAIGGLDADNGKVFTAASIIDNISGTSYGDSTLKGFRLKYDESNPTGTSTRDLSFHVGTQSSLQEGGQTIDARIGAVNVQALGLGEVDLAKDARRAIVHIDEALGFLNSQRGQIGAQLSRMDSVIANLKSGAVNIAASRSRIMDADFAEETAKQVRAQILQQAAVSMLAQANAVPQLALSLLR, encoded by the coding sequence ATGCAGATCTACACCAACACCGCGGCCCTGAACGCCCAGCGATCGCTCGACCGTACGTCGAGCGACCTGTCGCGTTCACTGTCGCGCCTGTCCTCCGGGGTGCGGATCAATACCGCAGCCGATGACGCAGCGGGGCTGGCGGTGGGGTCACGCATGACCGCTCAGCTGCGCGGGATGAACCGCGCCGAACGCAATGCGAACGACAGCGTGTCGCTGCTGCAGACCGCGGAAGGAGCGATGGGCACGGTGGTCGACGCGCTGCAGCGCGCGAGGGAACTCGCAGTGCAGGCAGCGAACGGCACGAACAACACCAGCGACCGGGCCGCACTGCAGGCCGAGGTGTCGCAGCTGATGGCGGAGATCGATCGCGTCGCACGCGCCACCACCTTCAATGGCAGCCAGGTGTTCTCGCAGGATACGCAGGGCATCGGCGGCGACGCCAGCATACGCGCCGTACTGGACGGGCTGAAGCTCGGCTGGCTCGAGGAGGCGGAGAGCCGGATCAGCAGATTCTTCGGCATCCAGGGCGACGGCGCCGAACTGCAGGTACAGCTGACCACCTTCACCGACGGCGCGAGCGGCACCGCCGCCCGCGTGGCCGGTTCGTTCGCGGCCCCCGGCCCGGGCGTCAAGGGCAGCAGCCTGAAGCTGCAGGTGGATATGGCCGATTTCACGCCGCCCAACCTGCCCGATGGTGGCAACGCGCCGTTCTACAACGACCGGATCATCGCGCACGAGATGGTGCATGCAGTGATGTACCGGTCGATGGATGATTTCCAGGCGCTCCCGACCTGGTTCACCGAAGGTGCAGCGGAGTTCATCCACGGTGCGGACGAGCGGCTGGCCGCCGACGTGCAGGCCGCCGGCGGCATCGGCGCGCTGCTCGCCGCGGCACCGATCACCAGCTGGGGCGGCAACTCCGCGAGCTATTCGACCGGCTACCTCGCGACGCGTTACCTGCACCAGGCACTGAAGGATGCCGGCGCGAGCGGCGGCCTCAAGGATTTCATGCAGTTCCTGTCGCGACCCGGGGCGACCATGGATGCCGCGTTCAGCCAGTTCTTCGCGGCCTCGGGCGGCCCCACGACGCGTACCGCCTTCGAGACCGCGTTCGCCGGCAACGGCGCGGCCTTCTTCAACAGCCACATCAACCTCACCAACGCCGATACCGGCGCGATCGGCGGGCTGGATGCGGACAATGGCAAAGTCTTCACCGCGGCCAGCATCATCGACAACATCAGCGGCACGTCCTACGGCGACAGCACGCTGAAGGGGTTCCGGCTCAAGTACGACGAATCGAACCCGACCGGCACCTCGACGCGCGACCTGTCGTTCCATGTCGGCACCCAGTCTTCGCTGCAGGAAGGCGGCCAGACCATCGACGCGCGGATCGGCGCCGTCAACGTGCAGGCACTCGGCCTGGGCGAGGTCGACCTTGCGAAGGATGCGCGGCGGGCGATCGTGCACATCGATGAAGCGCTCGGTTTCCTGAACAGCCAGCGCGGCCAGATCGGCGCGCAGCTGTCACGGATGGACAGCGTGATCGCCAACCTGAAGTCGGGGGCGGTGAATATCGCGGCGAGCCGGTCGCGCATCATGGACGCCGACTTCGCCGAGGAAACCGCGAAGCAGGTCCGCGCGCAGATCCTGCAGCAGGCGGCGGTATCGATGCTCGCGCAGGCGAATGCGGTGCCGCAGCTCGCGCTGTCGCTGCTGCGCTGA
- a CDS encoding D-glycerate dehydrogenase — protein sequence MAYKVVVTREVFDDVLERLRAGATVVDNPSDRPLSPEELAARAADADALVCALTDRIDDALLARCPKLKVVANIAVGHNNIDLAACTARGVMATNTPGVLDETTADFAWALMLGAARRVTEAERYLREGRWTGWQLKQLLGVDVHHATLGIIGMGRIGQAIARRAQGFSMSVLYCNRSRLDAETERSLNARWVARDELLTAADFVVLMVPYSPATHHLIGAAELARMKPTAVLVNTARGGVVDDRALVEALRRRTIAAAGIDVFEGEPAFDRDFLALDNVVLAPHIASSSAATRRGMAMLAARNALCVLSGERPPNLLNPDAWKS from the coding sequence ATGGCGTACAAGGTGGTGGTGACGCGCGAGGTGTTCGACGATGTACTCGAACGGCTTCGCGCCGGAGCGACGGTGGTCGACAACCCGTCCGACAGGCCGTTGTCCCCGGAAGAGCTGGCGGCGCGTGCGGCGGATGCCGATGCGCTCGTCTGTGCGCTGACCGACCGCATCGACGATGCACTGCTCGCCCGTTGCCCGAAGCTGAAGGTCGTGGCCAACATCGCGGTCGGCCACAACAACATCGACCTGGCGGCCTGTACTGCGCGCGGCGTGATGGCCACGAATACCCCCGGGGTTCTCGACGAGACCACTGCCGATTTCGCATGGGCGCTGATGCTCGGTGCGGCGCGCCGTGTCACCGAGGCCGAGCGGTACCTGCGCGAAGGCCGGTGGACGGGATGGCAGCTGAAGCAGTTGCTCGGAGTGGATGTGCACCATGCGACGCTCGGAATTATCGGCATGGGCCGAATCGGGCAGGCGATCGCACGGCGTGCGCAGGGCTTTTCGATGTCGGTCCTTTACTGCAACCGCAGTCGCCTCGACGCCGAGACCGAGCGCAGCCTGAACGCCCGCTGGGTGGCCCGCGACGAACTGCTGACCGCAGCGGATTTCGTCGTGCTGATGGTGCCGTATTCGCCAGCGACCCACCACCTGATCGGCGCGGCCGAGCTCGCTCGGATGAAGCCGACGGCGGTCCTGGTCAATACCGCCCGCGGCGGGGTGGTCGATGACCGCGCCCTGGTCGAGGCATTGCGCCGGCGGACGATCGCCGCGGCCGGCATCGACGTGTTCGAAGGCGAACCGGCTTTCGACCGTGACTTCCTCGCGCTCGACAACGTTGTGCTCGCACCGCACATCGCCAGTTCGTCCGCTGCCACGCGCCGCGGGATGGCGATGCTGGCTGCCCGCAATGCGCTGTGCGTTCTCTCCGGGGAGCGCCCGCCGAACCTGCTCAACCCCGATGCCTGGAAGTCCTGA
- a CDS encoding twin-arginine translocation signal domain-containing protein — protein sequence MNTTRRNFLGVLAAGVAAVAPARAQHAGHHGAAGMDPIPHHDSPYSHLFDPKIRDLPAAAAEVRFTASSAPASARQGRWIARASLPIPRSEMAWATVCRGRMHIVGGYGLQRVDRNYHHVYDPKADRWEQAAAIPFGANHIGVATMDDRYIFAIGGFIEQNRAPHSQCHVWDANTNEWRTIRPLNRPRGAIAVEVHGGRVHAIGGRDSRSVDWHDVYDPKADRWDGASPLPAQRDHIGHIAHEGRIHCIGGRMDTFHFNTGLHHVYDPKADRWSERAPLPTPRSGHGVGLIGGRLHVVGGEGTRRVFGQNESYDFRGDRWEAHAPMPTPRHGLGAVAIGDTLYVAGGGPIVGGSIQSSIHEAFILG from the coding sequence ATGAACACGACGCGCCGCAACTTCCTTGGCGTGCTGGCTGCCGGCGTCGCCGCCGTGGCACCGGCCCGCGCCCAGCATGCAGGCCACCACGGCGCTGCCGGGATGGACCCGATCCCGCATCACGACAGCCCGTACTCGCACCTGTTCGACCCGAAGATCCGCGACCTGCCAGCAGCGGCGGCCGAGGTGCGGTTCACCGCCAGTTCCGCACCGGCCTCCGCGCGGCAGGGCCGCTGGATCGCACGGGCCAGCCTGCCTATCCCTCGCAGCGAGATGGCATGGGCAACGGTCTGCCGCGGCCGGATGCACATCGTCGGCGGGTACGGGCTGCAGCGCGTCGACCGCAACTACCATCATGTGTACGACCCGAAGGCCGACCGCTGGGAGCAGGCGGCCGCGATTCCGTTCGGCGCGAACCATATCGGCGTGGCGACCATGGACGACCGCTACATCTTCGCGATCGGCGGATTCATCGAGCAGAACCGCGCGCCGCATTCGCAGTGCCATGTCTGGGATGCCAATACCAACGAATGGCGGACGATCCGTCCGCTGAATCGTCCTCGAGGGGCGATCGCTGTCGAAGTGCATGGCGGGCGGGTACATGCGATCGGTGGTCGCGATTCGCGATCGGTCGATTGGCACGACGTCTACGATCCAAAGGCCGATCGCTGGGACGGTGCATCGCCACTGCCGGCCCAGCGCGACCACATCGGACATATCGCCCACGAGGGCCGTATCCACTGCATTGGCGGTCGGATGGACACCTTCCACTTCAACACCGGCCTGCACCATGTGTACGACCCGAAGGCCGACCGCTGGAGTGAACGCGCGCCGCTGCCGACGCCACGCAGTGGCCACGGGGTCGGGCTGATCGGTGGTCGCCTGCACGTGGTCGGCGGCGAGGGTACGCGCCGGGTGTTCGGCCAGAACGAGAGCTACGACTTCCGTGGCGATCGCTGGGAGGCGCATGCGCCCATGCCGACGCCCCGGCATGGCCTGGGTGCAGTGGCCATCGGCGACACGCTGTACGTCGCCGGTGGCGGTCCGATCGTCGGCGGATCGATCCAGTCGTCGATCCACGAAGCGTTCATCCTCGGCTAG
- a CDS encoding tripartite tricarboxylate transporter substrate binding protein — MIVRLPMSAARVRLGAFMGAFIGTLAGLLPAAQVHAQAWPARPVRMIIPFTPGGSTDLLARAVGARISEGIGQPVVFDNRPGANTIIAFELQAKAAPDGYTLLMGGFNGMVMNPIFYPKLPYDVERDLAPIGMVGASPLMVVVHPSLPIRSMRDLAEYARANPGKLDFQSSGNGNITHVSVELFMTMAGVKMQHIPYKGGSAGLPDLLSGAVPLKFDVPLSALPHVKAGKLRALAVTSPRRLSIAPELPTVAEAGYRGYEAATWFSLVTRRGTPKEIVDRVNAEIRRFVDTAEARAQFATQGIELEAGSPADLQARIARDRATWSSVVRKAGISVEPL, encoded by the coding sequence ATGATCGTCCGTCTCCCGATGTCCGCTGCCAGGGTTCGCCTCGGCGCATTCATGGGCGCATTCATCGGAACACTCGCCGGACTGCTGCCGGCCGCGCAGGTGCACGCCCAGGCCTGGCCGGCCCGGCCGGTGCGCATGATCATTCCGTTCACCCCTGGCGGATCCACCGACCTCCTGGCACGCGCGGTCGGCGCGCGCATCTCGGAGGGTATCGGCCAGCCAGTGGTGTTCGACAACCGGCCGGGCGCCAACACCATCATCGCGTTCGAACTTCAGGCAAAGGCGGCACCCGACGGCTACACCTTGCTGATGGGTGGCTTCAACGGCATGGTGATGAACCCGATCTTCTATCCGAAGCTGCCCTACGACGTCGAGCGCGACCTCGCGCCGATCGGCATGGTCGGTGCATCGCCGCTGATGGTCGTCGTGCATCCGTCGCTGCCGATCCGCTCGATGCGCGACCTTGCCGAATACGCCCGCGCCAACCCGGGCAAGCTCGACTTCCAGTCCTCGGGCAACGGCAACATCACCCATGTGTCGGTCGAACTGTTCATGACGATGGCCGGCGTGAAGATGCAGCATATCCCGTACAAGGGCGGCTCGGCCGGGCTGCCCGACCTGCTGTCGGGCGCGGTGCCGTTGAAATTCGACGTACCGCTGTCGGCTCTGCCGCACGTGAAGGCCGGCAAGCTGCGCGCGCTGGCTGTCACCTCGCCCAGGCGCCTGTCGATTGCACCCGAACTGCCGACCGTCGCGGAAGCGGGCTATCGTGGCTACGAGGCAGCGACGTGGTTTTCGCTGGTCACGCGGCGCGGCACGCCGAAAGAGATCGTCGACCGGGTGAACGCCGAGATACGGCGCTTCGTCGACACCGCCGAGGCACGAGCCCAGTTCGCCACCCAGGGCATCGAACTCGAGGCTGGATCGCCTGCAGACCTGCAGGCCCGGATCGCGCGCGACCGCGCCACCTGGTCGAGCGTAGTGCGAAAGGCCGGCATTTCGGTCGAGCCGCTCTGA
- a CDS encoding amidase, with protein MREIAFDSAASIARRIARGEFSARDALDYFVDRQRRLHPSLNAVVVTDLAKARRQAGAIDRAIARGERPGPLAGVPMTVKESFDVAGLPTTWGLEAHRGNVAARDSLVVERLRAAGAVIWGKSNVPVMLADWQTFNPVYGTTNSPWGAGLTPGGSSGGAACALSAGISALEYGSDIGGSIRGPSHLCGIYGHKSSYAIVPGRGHALPGFWSPPEISVVGPLARSAGDLAIALKATAGPAGNDARAYRLSLPAPCFDGFKGLRVAVLPSHPATRVSRVVADEVVKLGRFLARQGARVKMPVDLPFDVAAHDRLYVLLRRAATSMRAFDDAGFLRAVAERDKLSPDDRSYAADQLRGNTLAHREWMLLENERQRLRQVWDDFFRDHDFLLCPGAATVAYPQNPSGRRWERMIDIDGEPMADVQQIFWMGFASLGCLPATMAPIAITADGLPTGVQIIGPQFADLSTIRLAALIERHYHAFVPPPTLA; from the coding sequence GTGAGGGAGATCGCCTTCGATTCCGCGGCCTCGATCGCGCGCCGCATCGCGCGCGGCGAGTTCTCCGCGCGCGATGCGCTCGATTACTTCGTCGATCGCCAGCGCCGGCTGCATCCGTCGCTGAATGCAGTCGTCGTGACCGACCTCGCGAAGGCGCGGCGGCAGGCCGGCGCGATCGACCGTGCGATCGCGCGCGGCGAGCGGCCCGGGCCGCTGGCCGGCGTACCGATGACGGTGAAGGAATCGTTCGATGTCGCGGGGCTGCCGACCACCTGGGGCCTGGAGGCACACCGAGGCAACGTCGCCGCACGCGATTCGCTCGTCGTGGAGCGGTTGCGTGCGGCCGGTGCAGTAATCTGGGGCAAGAGCAACGTACCGGTGATGCTCGCCGACTGGCAGACGTTCAACCCGGTCTACGGCACCACCAACAGCCCCTGGGGCGCAGGACTCACGCCCGGTGGCTCCTCCGGCGGCGCGGCCTGCGCGCTGTCCGCCGGCATCAGCGCGCTCGAATACGGGTCCGACATCGGCGGCTCGATTCGCGGTCCGTCGCACCTGTGTGGCATCTACGGGCACAAGTCCAGCTACGCGATCGTACCGGGCCGCGGTCACGCGTTGCCCGGCTTCTGGTCGCCACCGGAGATCTCGGTGGTCGGTCCGCTCGCACGGTCGGCGGGTGACCTCGCGATCGCGCTGAAGGCGACCGCCGGCCCGGCCGGCAACGATGCCCGGGCCTACCGGCTCTCGCTGCCGGCACCGTGCTTCGACGGGTTCAAGGGATTGCGCGTCGCGGTGCTGCCGTCGCACCCGGCGACCCGCGTGTCGCGTGTCGTCGCCGACGAGGTCGTGAAACTCGGCCGGTTCCTCGCACGGCAGGGTGCGAGGGTGAAGATGCCGGTCGATCTGCCCTTCGACGTCGCAGCGCACGACCGGCTTTACGTGCTGCTGCGGCGGGCCGCGACTTCGATGCGCGCGTTCGATGACGCGGGATTCCTGCGGGCGGTGGCCGAACGGGACAAGCTGTCTCCGGACGATCGCAGCTACGCCGCCGACCAGCTGCGCGGCAACACGCTCGCGCACCGCGAATGGATGCTGCTCGAGAACGAGCGCCAGCGGTTGCGCCAGGTCTGGGACGACTTCTTCCGCGACCACGACTTCCTGCTGTGTCCGGGTGCCGCGACCGTGGCCTATCCGCAGAATCCATCGGGGCGGCGCTGGGAACGCATGATCGACATCGACGGCGAACCGATGGCCGATGTGCAACAGATATTCTGGATGGGTTTCGCCAGCCTCGGCTGCCTGCCAGCGACCATGGCGCCGATCGCGATCACCGCCGACGGATTGCCCACCGGCGTGCAGATCATCGGGCCGCAATTTGCCGACCTGTCGACCATCCGCCTCGCCGCGCTGATCGAGCGCCACTACCACGCCTTCGTACCGCCTCCCACACTCGCATGA
- a CDS encoding SDR family NAD(P)-dependent oxidoreductase, which produces MLDGKVVAVTGAGGGIGRDLALACAAAGASVVVNDIGASLTGEGLDAGPAQQVVDEILAAGGRAVANTDNVADPKGGEGIVGSALAAFDRIDGVINNAGILRDRFFHKMSEVEFDAVVKVHLYGSYHVARAAANHFKEQGSGAYVFMTSTSGLVGNFGQANYSAAKLALTALSKSIALDMQKFNVRSNCIAPFAWSRMIASIPTDTPDQVARVAKLQQMTPAKIAPLAVYLLSDAAQDVNAQVFGVRNNEVFLFSQPRPVRSVHRSEGWTPESIAEHAMPSLAKSFFPLDRSQDVFSWDPV; this is translated from the coding sequence ATGCTCGACGGCAAGGTGGTGGCGGTCACAGGTGCAGGAGGCGGGATCGGCCGCGACCTGGCGCTGGCGTGCGCCGCGGCGGGGGCCTCGGTGGTGGTCAACGACATCGGGGCATCGCTCACCGGTGAAGGCCTGGACGCCGGTCCGGCGCAGCAGGTCGTCGACGAGATCCTGGCCGCCGGTGGCCGCGCCGTGGCGAACACCGACAACGTCGCCGATCCGAAGGGCGGCGAAGGCATAGTGGGCAGCGCGCTGGCCGCGTTCGACCGCATCGACGGTGTGATCAACAACGCCGGCATCCTGCGCGACCGCTTCTTCCACAAGATGAGCGAAGTCGAGTTCGATGCGGTCGTCAAGGTCCACCTGTACGGGTCGTACCACGTCGCGCGCGCCGCCGCCAACCACTTCAAGGAACAGGGCAGCGGTGCCTACGTGTTCATGACGTCTACCTCCGGGCTGGTCGGCAACTTCGGCCAGGCCAACTACTCGGCCGCCAAGCTGGCGCTGACCGCGCTGTCGAAGTCGATCGCGCTAGACATGCAGAAGTTCAACGTGCGCTCGAACTGCATCGCGCCGTTCGCCTGGAGCCGGATGATCGCGTCGATCCCGACCGACACGCCCGACCAGGTCGCGCGCGTGGCCAAGCTGCAGCAGATGACGCCGGCGAAGATCGCGCCGCTCGCGGTCTACCTGCTGTCCGACGCGGCGCAGGACGTCAACGCCCAGGTGTTCGGCGTACGCAACAACGAGGTGTTCCTGTTCAGCCAGCCTCGGCCGGTGCGCAGCGTGCACCGGTCGGAAGGGTGGACGCCGGAATCGATCGCCGAGCATGCAATGCCTTCTCTGGCGAAATCGTTCTTCCCGCTGGACCGCTCGCAGGACGTGTTCAGCTGGGATCCGGTCTAG
- a CDS encoding urate hydroxylase PuuD, translated as MEAYLLDWASLLLRWLHVIAGIVWIGASFYFVALDNSLDPPNPPKKGVLGENWSIHGGGFYHKQKYVVAPDRLPERLHWFKWEAYWTWISGFALFVVTYYLHAETMLIDRAVLDIAPSTAVLASLGLIVAGWLVYDGLCRSPLGRHDGWLALVGFVLIALAAWGCAQVFGGRGAYLQVGVMVGTIMVANVAMVIIPGQKKMVAAMSAGEVPDPKYGRWGKQRSVHNNYVTLPVVFIMLSGHYPMTYGHPQAWAVLVAVFLIGGVVRHYFNRRNAGQTIAWLPAAAAAMVVVLAALIVPRAPEGSAGRTATIADVQQVIALRCQSCHAATPTQPGFAQPPGGIMLDTPERIAQLAQKIHQQTVLAKVMPPGNLTGITDDERAIIAAWYRDAAPGR; from the coding sequence ATGGAAGCTTACCTCCTCGACTGGGCCAGCCTGCTGCTGCGCTGGCTGCACGTGATCGCCGGCATCGTCTGGATCGGCGCCTCCTTCTATTTCGTCGCGCTCGACAACTCGCTCGATCCGCCGAACCCACCGAAGAAGGGTGTGCTCGGCGAGAACTGGTCCATCCACGGCGGCGGCTTCTACCACAAGCAGAAGTACGTGGTCGCGCCCGACCGGCTGCCGGAGCGGCTGCACTGGTTCAAGTGGGAAGCCTACTGGACCTGGATCAGCGGCTTCGCGCTGTTCGTGGTCACCTACTACCTCCATGCCGAGACCATGCTGATCGACCGCGCGGTACTCGACATCGCGCCGTCGACCGCGGTGCTGGCGAGCCTCGGCCTGATCGTCGCCGGCTGGCTGGTCTATGACGGGCTGTGCCGATCGCCGCTGGGCAGGCATGACGGGTGGCTCGCACTGGTGGGCTTCGTGCTGATCGCCCTGGCCGCCTGGGGCTGCGCGCAGGTGTTCGGCGGGCGCGGCGCCTACCTGCAGGTGGGCGTGATGGTGGGGACCATCATGGTGGCCAACGTGGCGATGGTGATCATTCCGGGCCAGAAGAAGATGGTCGCGGCCATGTCCGCCGGCGAGGTGCCGGATCCGAAGTACGGCCGCTGGGGCAAGCAGCGCTCGGTACACAACAACTACGTGACGCTGCCGGTCGTGTTCATCATGCTGTCCGGACACTATCCGATGACCTATGGCCATCCGCAGGCATGGGCAGTACTGGTCGCGGTGTTCCTGATCGGCGGCGTCGTCCGTCACTACTTCAACCGGCGCAATGCCGGCCAGACCATCGCCTGGCTGCCGGCGGCGGCTGCGGCAATGGTGGTCGTGCTCGCGGCACTGATCGTGCCGCGAGCACCCGAAGGCAGCGCCGGTCGCACGGCGACGATCGCCGACGTGCAGCAGGTAATCGCGCTGCGCTGCCAGTCGTGCCACGCGGCCACGCCGACGCAGCCGGGATTCGCACAGCCGCCGGGGGGCATCATGCTCGATACACCCGAGCGGATCGCACAGCTTGCGCAGAAGATCCACCAGCAGACCGTACTGGCGAAGGTGATGCCGCCCGGCAACCTGACCGGCATCACCGACGACGAGCGTGCGATCATCGCCGCCTGGTATCGCGACGCCGCTCCCGGGCGCTGA